One stretch of Telopea speciosissima isolate NSW1024214 ecotype Mountain lineage unplaced genomic scaffold, Tspe_v1 Tspe_v1.0012, whole genome shotgun sequence DNA includes these proteins:
- the LOC122647074 gene encoding 60S ribosomal protein L5, mitochondrial-like, whose amino-acid sequence MFPLHFHYEDVSRQDPLLKPNHANVMEVPGSCEIRVVPKAPSDFRIKNGKLAMEIPRGQRFIQTQRGSTGKSFRSNPFLGSEKDKKGDVSDLARQSTLRGHGMSNFSVRISTVMSLLDSPVEIRENSIQFSMETEFCEFSPELEDHFEIFEHIRGFNVTIVTSANTQDETLPPWSGFLQKDEGETQ is encoded by the coding sequence ATGTTTCCACTCCATTTTCATTACGAAGATGTCTCACGGCAGGATCCGTTGCTCAAACCGAATCACGCCAACGTTATGGAAGTTCCTGGATCGTGTGAAATAAGAGTAGTACCAAAGGCACCCTCTGATTTCAGAatcaaaaatggaaaattggCTATGGAGATTCCGCGCGGTCAGAGATTCATACAGACACAAAGGGGTTCGACAGGAAAGTCGTTTCGATCCAATCCATTCTTGGGGTccgaaaaagacaaaaaaggagATGTCAGTGACCTAGCACGACAAAGCACTCTCCGAGGGCATGGAATGTCTAATTTTTCGGTCAGAATCTCGACAGTAATGTCTCTGTTAGATTCTCCGGTCGAAATACGGGAAAACTCCATTCAATTCTCGATGGAAACGGAGTTTTGCGAATTCTCCCCGGAACTGGAAGATCATTTCGAGATCTTCGAACATATTCGAGGGTTCAATGTGACTATTGTCACTTCGGCCAACACACAAGATGAGACTTTACCACCGTGGAGCGGCTTTTTGCAAAAAGATGAGGGGGAAACTCAGTAA